In Polyangiaceae bacterium, one genomic interval encodes:
- a CDS encoding serine/threonine protein kinase, whose translation MDVSLGPGDVLLGKYRIERVLGKGGMGVVVAARHIELGQPYAIKFLLPSVLTHHESLERFLREARASARLQSEHVAHVHDVGRMENGAPYMVMEYLDGCDLKALVSKGGPLPADVAMTYLAHVCDAIAEAHAAGIVHRDLKPANLFLVRRRNGSPCVKVLDFGISKHIGTEEVDLTGTNMTLGSPLYMSPEQISKSKTVDTRTDIWALGVILYELLTGKSPFRGGTALEVVSRVLQEEPIPIRELLPSVPERAEYVIARCLRKRREERFHTVEELLAVLEGRETGALSSQSSVIARTAPEASTSASSRMPPGEPTSVAFGQTDRQTIQKKANPVVLAVAAGAGVVVAGLTVFGVLASRNEPAAPAAPSAPAPVDTAFVAPSAVVVAPIPDSDATAPVHGIVQDAGSLEGGAPNAALVESTAAPEKARPAPTTTAQAPSRDSAPPTTTKKKRSAL comes from the coding sequence ATGGATGTGTCCCTTGGTCCTGGAGACGTTCTTCTAGGGAAATATCGTATCGAGCGAGTGCTTGGCAAAGGCGGCATGGGCGTCGTCGTCGCTGCGCGTCATATCGAGCTCGGGCAGCCTTACGCCATCAAGTTTCTCTTGCCTTCCGTTTTGACGCACCATGAATCGCTCGAGCGGTTTTTGCGCGAAGCGCGTGCTTCCGCGCGACTGCAAAGCGAGCACGTCGCGCACGTGCACGACGTCGGGCGCATGGAAAACGGCGCGCCTTACATGGTCATGGAATACCTCGACGGCTGCGACCTGAAAGCGCTCGTGTCGAAAGGTGGCCCGTTGCCCGCGGATGTGGCCATGACCTACCTTGCCCACGTATGTGATGCCATCGCCGAGGCACATGCGGCGGGCATCGTCCATAGGGACCTCAAACCGGCAAACTTGTTTTTGGTTCGCAGGCGAAATGGGAGTCCTTGTGTCAAGGTGCTCGATTTTGGCATCTCGAAACATATCGGCACGGAAGAAGTCGACCTCACGGGGACGAACATGACGCTCGGATCCCCGCTCTACATGTCGCCCGAGCAGATATCGAAGTCGAAAACGGTGGATACTCGGACGGACATTTGGGCGCTCGGCGTCATTCTGTACGAGCTTCTCACGGGCAAATCGCCATTTCGAGGAGGCACGGCGCTCGAGGTCGTGTCGCGCGTTTTACAAGAAGAACCAATACCCATTCGCGAACTATTGCCAAGCGTACCGGAACGTGCCGAATACGTGATTGCGCGCTGTCTTCGCAAGCGCCGCGAAGAACGATTTCACACGGTCGAAGAACTGCTGGCGGTGCTCGAAGGGCGAGAGACGGGCGCTCTATCGTCGCAGTCGTCCGTGATTGCGCGAACGGCCCCAGAAGCGTCGACCAGCGCATCCAGTCGAATGCCTCCCGGCGAACCAACATCCGTGGCGTTCGGCCAAACGGACAGACAAACCATCCAAAAGAAGGCGAATCCGGTGGTCTTGGCAGTCGCCGCCGGCGCCGGCGTCGTAGTCGCAGGTCTCACTGTATTTGGAGTGCTCGCATCGAGAAATGAGCCGGCTGCACCCGCTGCGCCATCGGCGCCTGCGCCTGTCGATACAGCATTTGTTGCGCCTTCTGCCGTGGTCGTGGCTCCAATTCCCGATAGCGACGCAACGGCGCCCGTCCATGGGATTGTCCAAGACGCCGGCTCTTTGGAGGGCGGCGCGCCGAATGCGGCGCTGGTCGAATCGACGGCAGCGCCAGAAAAAGCTCGACCGGCGCCAACCACGACGGCGCAGGCTCCCAGTCGCGATTCAGCACCACCGACAACGACGAAGAAAAAACGAAGCGCACTTTAG
- a CDS encoding Uma2 family endonuclease — MSSANRSYAPGPFTADQIRAGDPYELSNGHPIYCLPTGRRGGRANLTGGSVLETDPAVKSAGVDVGFSDNPKHLRAPAVSVGDFEDAPGWATEAPPLAVEYADRGQDEADLQAKIREVFEGGTQHVWIVRLHGPRRVEVHTRDMPMRLARYGDVLTAPGILQNPVPVEALFDREAAHEATLRNLLQRKGFASLEAVREEGKLEGKLESKLDSLHQILVARGIALTAAQRRKIDSEEDMSEVDAWIAKALVVTSAKELFKGRS, encoded by the coding sequence ATGTCGTCCGCGAACCGCAGCTATGCCCCGGGACCGTTCACCGCCGACCAGATTCGTGCCGGGGACCCTTACGAGCTCTCGAATGGGCACCCCATCTACTGTTTGCCGACGGGGCGGCGCGGCGGACGCGCGAACTTGACGGGCGGCAGCGTGCTCGAAACGGATCCGGCGGTCAAATCTGCTGGCGTCGATGTTGGTTTTTCCGACAATCCGAAACATCTGCGAGCTCCGGCCGTTTCCGTGGGAGACTTCGAGGACGCTCCCGGATGGGCCACCGAGGCTCCGCCGCTTGCCGTGGAATATGCCGATCGCGGTCAAGACGAAGCGGACTTGCAAGCGAAGATTCGTGAGGTCTTCGAGGGCGGTACGCAGCATGTCTGGATCGTGCGTCTGCATGGACCGCGACGCGTCGAGGTCCATACGCGCGACATGCCCATGCGGCTTGCGCGTTATGGTGATGTGCTCACCGCCCCGGGGATCTTGCAGAATCCGGTCCCCGTCGAGGCGCTCTTCGATCGCGAGGCCGCCCATGAAGCCACGTTGCGCAATTTGTTGCAACGCAAAGGCTTCGCGAGCCTCGAAGCCGTCCGCGAAGAAGGCAAGCTCGAAGGCAAGCTCGAAAGCAAGCTCGATTCGCTGCACCAAATACTCGTCGCGCGAGGGATTGCACTCACGGCTGCGCAACGTCGCAAGATCGACTCGGAAGAAGACATGTCGGAAGTCGATGCTTGGATCGCCAAGGCTCTGGTCGTGACGAGCGCCAAGGAGCTCTTCAAGGGTCGCTCGTGA
- a CDS encoding ATP-binding protein: MKFEFRNLGTIKTTMLDLRPLTVIIGPNNTYKTYLASCVHGLMRELQSYAQLFRSKEAKRRDSIEIQDVQRICDSVATQFSRRLPEYFQDTRRNIFKTTSVALQIDDRDLTQKFNTVSGLNTETSNGYSAVMRVALGELFRQPLFLPAERNAFIITYKMLSARRYRVLRTWQRRLGDFDFLLEEPQAQEAREREVALLREQGDIRYPGPIEDFLDFLTDVELEAARIKNDAKSPFGKIAAAIETRIQSGHRTSYEATVLGGRELALTVSDQVRIDLHNASSSVKQLAPLLLYLRYRAAPRQTLIIDEPEMNLHPEGQAKLLEALGMLANLGVNVLLTTHSPYFMAHLQNLVAADRKSVARKKRQAKHLYMGDPAAFLAPNDVSAYEMKSEGLASLQDPEYGIRWDTLSDVSSELQRRFFAIVEEPEGRGKTKK; encoded by the coding sequence GTGAAGTTCGAGTTCCGGAATTTGGGTACGATCAAAACGACCATGCTCGACTTGCGCCCGCTCACGGTGATTATCGGGCCAAACAACACGTACAAGACGTACCTTGCCTCTTGTGTGCATGGTTTGATGCGCGAGCTGCAATCGTATGCACAGCTATTCAGGTCCAAGGAAGCAAAGCGTAGAGATTCCATCGAAATCCAAGATGTGCAGCGAATTTGCGATTCGGTTGCAACACAGTTCTCTCGCCGCCTCCCGGAGTATTTCCAAGACACGCGTCGAAATATTTTCAAAACAACGAGCGTGGCTCTGCAAATCGACGACAGAGACCTTACGCAGAAATTCAATACAGTAAGCGGGTTGAATACCGAGACCTCGAATGGCTATTCAGCCGTCATGAGGGTCGCTTTGGGCGAGCTGTTCCGTCAACCCCTCTTCCTACCCGCGGAGCGCAATGCATTTATCATCACGTACAAGATGCTCAGTGCTCGGCGATATCGTGTTCTTCGCACTTGGCAGCGACGCCTGGGTGATTTTGACTTCTTGCTCGAAGAACCACAAGCTCAAGAGGCGCGTGAACGCGAAGTTGCTCTCCTTCGCGAACAAGGGGACATCCGATATCCGGGCCCGATCGAAGACTTTCTCGACTTCTTGACCGACGTCGAGCTCGAGGCCGCGCGCATCAAAAATGACGCCAAAAGCCCCTTCGGTAAAATCGCGGCGGCCATCGAAACACGGATTCAATCCGGACATCGCACGTCCTACGAAGCCACGGTATTGGGAGGCCGCGAGCTCGCGCTCACCGTGAGCGATCAGGTACGCATTGATCTGCACAATGCATCATCATCCGTGAAACAGCTTGCTCCACTGCTTTTGTACTTGCGATATCGGGCGGCACCACGCCAAACGCTCATCATCGACGAGCCCGAAATGAATCTTCATCCCGAGGGGCAGGCCAAACTCCTCGAGGCTCTTGGCATGCTCGCCAATCTCGGAGTCAACGTACTACTAACGACGCACAGTCCGTATTTCATGGCCCATTTACAAAACCTCGTCGCCGCAGATAGGAAATCGGTGGCGCGCAAGAAGCGTCAGGCCAAACATCTTTACATGGGAGACCCGGCAGCATTCCTCGCCCCGAATGACGTGAGCGCCTACGAAATGAAATCTGAAGGCCTAGCGTCGCTCCAAGACCCCGAATATGGCATTCGCTGGGACACCCTGAGCGACGTCTCTTCCGAGCTTCAACGAAGATTCTTTGCCATTGTCGAGGAGCCCGAGGGCCGTGGCAAGACGAAAAAATGA
- a CDS encoding AAA family ATPase, translating into MKISYATCDFAALRKEGAFYVDKTSFIPRLENAGKYLIFLRPRRFGKTTLISTLENYYDIALAGEFDELYGGLWIHEHPSPEKNKYLVLTLDFSPVASEGSTNDIRKSFASQVKASIRSFITRYVKFVPELSTLAARVRSDDEDTAAIMTDLLTAVRDAGHQVYLLIDEYDHFGNRLLSDGLIDTYQDIVRSAGFVRSFYASLKAFTRQSTLARLFITGVSPIMLDDLSSGFNIITHVSQNDDLNAMAGFTATDVERAIDTMLRDRPELAADPRIGDRKALLETLERYYDGYRFSRRATDNMYNSTLVLYFLRQVLISGHYPDQMLDLNVRTDYGRLYGIARNTSGQPLGTRELLEEILTNESVTSPLVEQFGTKMLFGRAQIVSLFYYMGMLTYAEDAATLQTPKLVIPNRVMRTLQWEYMAMALADHDGLRIDHSYIETALGKMSVDGNIQPLLDTFHKQVLTRISNRDLIQFDEKTMKLMLFSFLAPSNAFYLMSEKEVARGYCDLLLALRGNASAAKYAWIIEAKYVKTDATDADIEDAVAKGFAQIERYAADEDLVEMLTLGNHLRAGVLVFVGAKDVLWRGWTKA; encoded by the coding sequence ATGAAGATCTCCTACGCAACATGCGATTTCGCGGCCCTCCGGAAGGAAGGCGCTTTTTATGTCGACAAGACTTCGTTCATTCCGCGGCTCGAAAACGCTGGCAAATACCTGATTTTCTTGCGGCCGCGAAGGTTCGGCAAGACGACGCTGATCAGCACGCTCGAAAACTACTACGACATTGCTCTGGCGGGCGAGTTCGACGAGCTGTATGGCGGACTCTGGATCCACGAGCATCCGTCGCCCGAGAAAAACAAATACCTCGTCTTGACGCTCGACTTTTCGCCCGTTGCCTCCGAGGGATCGACCAACGACATCCGCAAGAGTTTTGCGTCTCAGGTCAAGGCAAGCATACGGTCGTTCATCACGCGCTACGTGAAATTCGTGCCCGAACTGTCGACGCTGGCCGCAAGGGTCAGATCCGACGACGAAGATACCGCGGCGATCATGACGGACCTCTTGACGGCAGTCCGCGACGCGGGTCATCAGGTGTATTTGCTGATAGACGAATATGATCATTTTGGCAATCGGCTCTTGTCCGACGGATTGATCGATACGTACCAGGACATCGTGCGTAGCGCGGGGTTCGTACGGAGCTTTTATGCAAGCTTGAAAGCGTTCACGCGCCAAAGCACGCTCGCACGTTTGTTCATCACGGGCGTGTCGCCCATCATGCTGGACGACTTGTCGAGCGGGTTCAACATCATCACGCACGTATCGCAGAATGACGATTTGAATGCCATGGCGGGATTCACGGCGACAGACGTCGAACGAGCCATTGACACGATGCTTCGGGACAGACCCGAGCTAGCGGCGGATCCACGCATTGGGGATCGCAAAGCGCTGCTGGAGACGCTGGAGCGGTATTACGACGGATATCGCTTTTCGAGGCGTGCGACGGACAATATGTACAACTCGACGCTCGTCCTCTACTTTCTGCGTCAAGTCCTCATCTCGGGACATTACCCCGATCAAATGCTCGATTTGAACGTCCGCACCGATTACGGGCGCTTGTATGGCATTGCTCGAAACACGAGCGGTCAACCGCTCGGCACACGGGAGCTGTTGGAAGAGATTCTGACGAATGAATCGGTCACGAGCCCGCTGGTGGAGCAATTCGGCACCAAAATGCTTTTTGGCCGAGCGCAAATCGTGTCGCTCTTCTATTACATGGGGATGCTCACCTACGCCGAGGATGCCGCCACATTGCAAACACCAAAGCTCGTGATTCCCAATCGAGTCATGCGGACGTTGCAATGGGAATACATGGCGATGGCCCTGGCCGATCACGATGGTTTGCGTATCGATCACAGCTATATCGAAACGGCGCTCGGCAAGATGTCCGTCGATGGGAACATTCAGCCGCTACTCGATACGTTCCACAAGCAGGTTCTCACGCGCATCAGCAATCGGGATCTCATCCAATTCGACGAGAAAACGATGAAGCTGATGTTGTTCTCATTTTTGGCGCCAAGCAATGCATTTTACTTGATGAGCGAAAAGGAAGTTGCACGAGGATATTGCGATTTGCTGCTCGCGCTCCGAGGTAATGCGTCGGCCGCCAAGTACGCGTGGATCATCGAGGCGAAATACGTGAAGACGGACGCGACCGACGCGGATATCGAAGACGCAGTTGCAAAGGGTTTTGCGCAGATCGAGCGGTATGCGGCGGACGAGGATCTGGTCGAGATGCTGACCTTGGGCAACCATTTACGGGCGGGGGTATTGGTGTTCGTCGGGGCAAAAGACGTGCTTTGGCGGGGGTGGACCAAAGCATAG
- a CDS encoding response regulator, with amino-acid sequence MRVLLVEDSLTVRAYIEGILRSAPDITVLPPARDGMRGVELAQTHHPDVILMDLELPLMNGIQAITEIMATAPRPIVVLSGVLDKPGADRTFESFQAGAVEVLAKPKGLSNEERDRFSDRLLRTLRVMSQARVIRRRSTTLKAAAAAPPVTLPQPTPEGPFDAVLIGASTGGPVVVRGLFEEIRAPYPLPIVVCQHIVPGFEQGMADWLAETGHRVHVVGPGDRAKPGHVYVARADKHLVMNGLELGIKPGVGRQVMPSADVLFESAAVTLGRRCVAFLLTGMGEDGRRGLLALRQKGALTVTQSADSCVIDGMPGAARAAGASALDLSPPRMVELLKQIAEAKKRSGVM; translated from the coding sequence ATGAGGGTGCTGCTGGTCGAAGATTCGCTCACGGTGCGCGCGTATATCGAAGGCATTCTGCGCAGCGCGCCGGACATCACGGTGCTTCCACCGGCGCGAGATGGCATGCGGGGTGTCGAGCTGGCCCAGACGCACCATCCCGACGTCATTCTCATGGATCTGGAATTGCCTTTGATGAATGGGATTCAGGCGATTACAGAAATCATGGCGACCGCTCCACGGCCCATCGTGGTCTTGAGCGGCGTACTGGACAAACCCGGCGCGGATCGCACGTTCGAATCGTTCCAAGCAGGTGCGGTCGAGGTATTGGCGAAGCCCAAAGGTTTGTCGAATGAAGAGCGGGATCGCTTTTCCGATAGGCTTTTGCGCACGCTCCGTGTGATGTCGCAAGCGCGCGTCATTCGGCGCAGATCGACCACGCTCAAGGCCGCTGCAGCAGCGCCGCCCGTAACGTTGCCGCAGCCGACGCCGGAAGGTCCTTTCGACGCGGTTCTCATTGGAGCGTCGACGGGCGGTCCTGTTGTCGTGCGAGGTCTTTTCGAGGAAATTCGCGCGCCATATCCGCTTCCCATCGTGGTGTGTCAACACATCGTACCGGGTTTCGAGCAAGGAATGGCGGATTGGCTGGCTGAGACGGGGCATCGGGTGCACGTGGTCGGTCCTGGAGATCGCGCGAAGCCGGGGCACGTCTACGTGGCGCGCGCGGACAAACACCTCGTCATGAACGGTCTCGAGCTTGGGATCAAGCCGGGCGTTGGCAGGCAGGTCATGCCGTCGGCCGACGTGCTTTTCGAATCGGCGGCGGTGACGCTGGGCCGGCGCTGCGTGGCGTTCTTGCTGACGGGCATGGGAGAAGACGGCCGGCGCGGGCTGCTTGCATTGCGGCAAAAAGGAGCGCTCACGGTGACGCAATCGGCAGACTCGTGCGTCATCGACGGGATGCCCGGAGCCGCGCGAGCGGCCGGTGCATCGGCGCTGGATTTGTCGCCACCGCGGATGGTGGAGCTGCTCAAGCAGATTGCCGAGGCAAAGAAACGAAGTGGCGTGATGTGA
- a CDS encoding response regulator: MTTAAFDVAYDAIDAFNEEAAELLRNIDVGLNDLLGADEQTRKTLGRDMLRWLHTLKGAASVVGLDDVRQYVHGLEELMRAIHEGKVPLDADHLAEFASGLEDLHILVQRHRPEAPPREPLLLSAAPVEEAPAPAAAKKPSAELLRLRPERVDALHALVGELVVTRLQYDAIARRLMDVRDQSSDLASELRSFGVFCAGLRNTMLARTHTELLTRLGRIVETAASAARDTTTITRELGLLEAQSSSVSTSIEDGIRELRLVPLNTFFEDFARTVREAARETGKDARLLTEAGSAEIDRSVMMRLRDALGHLVRNAITHGIESKDERELLGKNPTGLVKLEGHCAHSRAVIRVIDDGGGVDIDQVRRKAVRLGILRENESLSEDALLDILTQSGFSTRESADGLAGRGIGLDVVAAAVRALDGHIEMTTKRGIGTIFTIEVPVTASTGLGLVVKVGEHSFGILLTHVERAIRIEPKDIQSVFDRDTIMLDSGPISVVSLAELVGLPSSTLPAHRTPAVVLRMGKQRLIATVDDVPGDQTLVVKPLGRAFAAAQHLSGAAVQPDGSTLPVLHVPALFARATASRTAAMPAAPKPRKGATSTQTALRQRVVLVVDDSMTIRTLLRNILRADNYEVIVAHDGKAGLDALANMPHCDLVITDLEMPRMNGVELCRAIRRSAHAQLPVMVVTSVGDSGEKRRALESGADAYIIKSEFEQARFLDVVARLSGRLGRSA; this comes from the coding sequence ATGACGACGGCGGCATTCGACGTGGCATATGACGCAATCGACGCCTTCAATGAGGAGGCAGCCGAGCTTTTGCGCAACATCGACGTCGGGCTGAATGATTTGCTCGGCGCCGACGAACAGACGCGCAAAACGCTCGGGCGAGACATGCTGCGGTGGCTGCACACCTTGAAAGGCGCCGCTTCCGTCGTCGGGCTCGACGATGTACGTCAATACGTCCACGGGCTCGAAGAGCTCATGCGAGCCATTCACGAAGGCAAAGTACCGCTCGACGCCGACCATTTGGCGGAATTCGCCAGCGGGCTCGAAGACCTGCACATTCTGGTACAACGGCATCGACCCGAAGCGCCGCCTCGCGAACCGCTCCTCCTATCGGCGGCGCCCGTCGAAGAAGCTCCTGCACCAGCGGCCGCGAAGAAACCAAGCGCCGAGCTATTGCGTTTGCGGCCCGAAAGAGTCGACGCGCTGCATGCGCTCGTCGGCGAGCTCGTCGTAACGCGTTTGCAATACGACGCAATCGCTCGACGATTGATGGATGTCCGCGACCAATCGAGCGATCTGGCCAGTGAATTGCGATCGTTCGGGGTATTTTGCGCCGGGCTCCGCAATACCATGCTTGCGCGAACCCATACCGAGCTCTTGACTCGGCTCGGCCGTATCGTCGAAACGGCCGCCTCCGCTGCGCGAGATACGACGACCATCACGCGTGAGCTCGGCCTGCTCGAAGCGCAATCTTCGTCGGTGAGCACGAGCATCGAAGACGGCATACGCGAATTGCGCCTCGTGCCACTCAATACGTTTTTCGAGGATTTCGCGCGCACGGTGCGCGAAGCTGCACGAGAAACGGGAAAAGATGCTCGACTTCTCACGGAAGCAGGCAGCGCCGAAATCGATCGGTCGGTCATGATGCGTCTTCGCGACGCGCTCGGGCACCTCGTACGCAATGCCATTACGCACGGTATCGAATCCAAAGACGAGCGCGAACTGCTGGGGAAAAACCCCACGGGGCTCGTGAAGCTGGAAGGGCACTGCGCCCACAGCCGCGCCGTGATTCGAGTGATCGACGACGGCGGTGGCGTCGATATCGACCAAGTGCGCCGAAAGGCGGTTCGTCTCGGCATTCTCCGCGAAAACGAATCGCTCAGCGAAGATGCGCTCCTCGACATCCTCACGCAATCGGGCTTTTCGACGCGTGAATCGGCCGATGGTCTCGCCGGCCGCGGCATTGGGCTCGACGTCGTCGCTGCCGCCGTACGCGCGCTCGATGGCCACATCGAAATGACGACGAAGCGGGGCATCGGGACCATCTTCACGATTGAAGTACCCGTCACTGCTTCAACGGGACTCGGGCTCGTGGTCAAAGTCGGCGAGCATTCGTTCGGAATTCTGCTCACGCACGTCGAACGCGCCATTCGAATCGAGCCGAAGGACATTCAATCGGTCTTCGATCGCGACACCATCATGCTCGACAGTGGTCCCATCAGCGTCGTTTCACTCGCAGAGCTCGTGGGTTTGCCCAGTTCGACTTTGCCCGCGCACCGCACGCCGGCGGTGGTACTTCGCATGGGCAAACAGCGCCTCATCGCGACGGTCGACGACGTGCCGGGCGATCAGACGCTCGTCGTCAAGCCGCTCGGTCGGGCCTTTGCCGCAGCTCAACATCTATCCGGCGCGGCGGTGCAACCCGATGGATCGACATTGCCCGTGCTTCACGTGCCGGCGCTTTTTGCACGCGCCACCGCGTCGAGAACGGCCGCAATGCCCGCGGCCCCGAAACCTCGAAAAGGCGCAACCTCCACGCAAACGGCGCTTCGACAACGTGTTGTCCTCGTCGTCGATGATTCGATGACCATTCGAACATTGCTTCGCAACATTCTTCGCGCAGACAATTACGAAGTGATCGTCGCGCACGACGGCAAAGCCGGATTGGATGCGCTCGCCAACATGCCGCATTGCGATCTGGTCATCACGGACCTCGAAATGCCGCGCATGAATGGTGTGGAGCTATGTCGAGCGATTCGGCGTTCGGCGCACGCGCAATTGCCGGTCATGGTCGTCACGAGCGTCGGGGATTCGGGCGAAAAACGCCGCGCGCTCGAAAGCGGCGCCGATGCCTACATCATCAAGAGCGAATTCGAACAAGCGCGTTTTCTCGATGTCGTCGCGCGCCTGTCCGGTAGACTGGGACGCTCCGCATGA